A stretch of Amycolatopsis balhimycina FH 1894 DNA encodes these proteins:
- the recO gene encoding DNA repair protein RecO, whose product MVNLYRDTGVVLRTHKLGEADRIVTLLTRRHGKVRAVAKGVRRTSSRFGARLEPFGHVDVQFYTGRTLDVVTQVETVDAFQLPLVADYQSYTAASAIAETADRLSAEEGEPVLKLYLLVVGALRALAAGERDSSLVLDAFFLRAMSYAGWAPALTECARCGLPGPHTAFSVPAGGSMCQDCRIPGCVHPAPEVLDLLTALLHGEWPLAESTLPGTRRDASGLVAAHLQWHLERQLRSLPLVERRARETTVTSGASPQAGGSATRTPER is encoded by the coding sequence GTGGTGAACCTCTACCGCGACACCGGGGTGGTGTTGCGCACGCACAAGCTGGGTGAGGCCGACCGGATCGTCACCCTGCTCACGCGGCGGCACGGCAAGGTCCGCGCCGTGGCGAAGGGCGTGCGGCGCACGTCGTCGCGCTTCGGGGCCCGGCTGGAGCCGTTCGGTCACGTCGACGTGCAGTTCTACACCGGACGCACGCTCGACGTCGTCACCCAGGTCGAGACCGTGGACGCGTTCCAGCTGCCGCTGGTCGCCGACTACCAGAGCTACACCGCGGCCAGCGCGATCGCCGAAACTGCGGACCGGCTCTCGGCCGAAGAGGGCGAGCCGGTGCTCAAGCTGTACCTCCTCGTCGTCGGGGCGCTGCGGGCGCTCGCCGCGGGGGAGCGGGACTCCTCCCTCGTGCTCGACGCCTTCTTCCTCCGCGCGATGTCCTACGCCGGCTGGGCGCCCGCGCTCACCGAGTGCGCCCGCTGCGGCCTGCCGGGCCCGCACACCGCGTTCAGCGTCCCCGCCGGCGGCTCGATGTGCCAGGACTGCCGCATCCCCGGCTGCGTGCACCCCGCCCCGGAGGTCCTGGACCTGCTCACCGCCCTCCTGCACGGCGAATGGCCACTGGCCGAGTCGACCCTGCCCGGCACCCGCCGGGACGCGAGCGGCCTGGTCGCGGCGCACCTGCAGTGGCATCTGGAGCGCCAGCTCCGGTCCCTTCCCCTGGTCGAGCGACGCGCCCGGGAGACGACAGTGACATCCGGGGCTTCGCCCCAAGCCGGGGGCTCCGCCACCCGAACCCCCGAAAGATAG
- a CDS encoding isoprenyl transferase, whose amino-acid sequence MLRRGRENKASRSELRAPDPHPSGAKPPEIPRELVPKHVALVMDGNGRWANQRGLPRIEGHKRGEAVMIDVAAGAVEIGVKWLSVYAFSTENWKRSPEEVRFLMGFNRDTIRRQVDYLGSIGVRIRWAGRRPKLWASVIKELQVAEEKTKHNTALNMTMCVNYGGRAELGDAMQRIARDVADGKLNPDKVNEKTIGKYLYQPDMPDVDLFLRPSGEQRTSNFLLWQSAYAEMVYQDTLFPDFDRTHLWRACLEFAKRDRRFGGAVDQAASS is encoded by the coding sequence GTGCTGCGCAGGGGACGCGAGAACAAGGCGTCGCGATCCGAGCTGCGGGCACCGGATCCGCACCCGTCCGGCGCCAAGCCGCCGGAGATCCCGCGCGAGCTGGTGCCCAAGCACGTCGCGCTGGTCATGGACGGCAACGGCCGCTGGGCCAACCAGCGCGGCCTGCCGCGCATCGAGGGGCACAAGCGCGGCGAAGCGGTGATGATCGACGTCGCCGCCGGTGCTGTCGAAATCGGCGTCAAATGGCTCTCGGTGTACGCGTTCTCGACCGAGAACTGGAAGCGCAGCCCCGAAGAGGTGCGGTTCCTGATGGGCTTCAACCGCGACACCATCCGCCGTCAGGTCGACTACCTCGGCTCGATCGGCGTGCGCATCCGCTGGGCCGGGCGGCGGCCGAAGCTCTGGGCGTCGGTGATCAAGGAACTGCAGGTGGCCGAGGAGAAGACCAAGCACAACACGGCGCTGAACATGACGATGTGCGTCAACTACGGCGGCCGCGCGGAGCTGGGCGACGCGATGCAGCGGATCGCCCGTGACGTCGCCGACGGGAAGCTGAACCCGGACAAGGTGAACGAGAAGACGATCGGGAAGTACCTGTACCAGCCGGACATGCCGGACGTGGACCTGTTCCTGCGGCCCTCGGGCGAGCAGCGGACGTCGAACTTCCTGCTGTGGCAGTCGGCCTACGCCGAGATGGTCTACCAGGACACGCTGTTCCCGGACTTCGACCGGACGCACCTGTGGCGCGCCTGCCTGGAGTTCGCGAAGCGGGACAGGCGCTTCGGCGGCGCTGTCGATCAGGCGGCTTCTTCGTGA
- a CDS encoding YbjN domain-containing protein, whose product MSATEAAETAELLTQAKDALERYLEVRVDDDGALTFSHGGVPCVIQATRLGEGLTVLTLTCVVGWDLADAPELSIAVAERAGQGLFGTLGVGHSDNGVDVTLRYAFPAAGLDAAALGTLLMLVVSTASQLRTDLPGILPE is encoded by the coding sequence GTGAGCGCAACAGAAGCGGCCGAGACCGCGGAGCTGCTGACACAGGCGAAGGACGCTCTCGAGCGTTACCTCGAGGTCCGCGTCGACGACGACGGAGCGCTGACGTTCTCCCACGGCGGCGTGCCGTGCGTGATCCAGGCGACCCGGCTCGGCGAGGGCCTGACCGTGCTGACGCTGACCTGCGTGGTCGGCTGGGACCTGGCGGACGCGCCGGAACTGTCGATCGCGGTCGCCGAGCGGGCGGGGCAGGGACTGTTCGGGACGCTCGGGGTCGGGCACTCGGACAACGGCGTCGACGTCACGCTCCGGTACGCGTTCCCGGCCGCGGGGCTGGACGCGGCCGCGCTCGGGACGCTGCTGATGCTGGTGGTGTCGACGGCTTCGCAGCTGCGGACCGACTTGCCGGGAATCCTGCCGGAGTAA
- a CDS encoding permease, with product MDTLPDTAAEPGRRTRRRFRISSVEVLCAILLIAILGQGRLQQLFDVPALRTGSTVFVAVCVQALPFLVLGVLISGAIAAFVPARVLEKVLPRKAGAAVGVAGLAGVALPGCECASVPVARRLMGQGVAPAAALAFLLAAPAVNPVVLVATAVAFPGKPELVLARFAGSLATAMVMGWLWARFGKLEWITERALRRLPEVAAGQRWRVFAETARTDLAEAGGFLVLGALISSALNVLVPAKWFGVLGDQIVLGVVVMAVLAVVLALCSEADAFVAASLTALPLLPKLVFLVVGPAVDVKLFALQAGTFGRSFAVRFAPATFVVAVACAVVAGVLVGVA from the coding sequence GTGGACACCCTTCCCGACACCGCGGCCGAGCCCGGCCGGCGCACCCGCCGCCGGTTCCGGATCAGCTCGGTCGAAGTGCTGTGCGCGATCCTGCTGATCGCGATCCTCGGCCAGGGCCGGCTGCAGCAGCTGTTCGACGTGCCGGCGCTGCGCACCGGATCGACCGTGTTCGTCGCCGTCTGCGTGCAGGCCCTGCCGTTCCTCGTGCTGGGCGTGCTGATCAGCGGGGCCATCGCCGCGTTCGTGCCCGCCCGCGTGCTGGAGAAGGTGCTGCCGCGGAAGGCCGGTGCGGCCGTCGGCGTCGCCGGGCTCGCCGGGGTCGCGCTGCCCGGCTGCGAGTGCGCCTCGGTTCCGGTGGCGCGGCGGCTGATGGGCCAGGGCGTGGCGCCCGCCGCGGCGCTGGCGTTCCTGCTCGCTGCCCCGGCGGTCAACCCGGTGGTGCTGGTGGCCACCGCGGTCGCGTTCCCGGGCAAGCCGGAGCTGGTGCTGGCCCGGTTCGCCGGCTCGCTCGCCACGGCGATGGTGATGGGCTGGCTGTGGGCCCGCTTCGGCAAGCTCGAATGGATCACCGAACGCGCCCTGCGCCGGCTCCCGGAGGTGGCGGCCGGGCAGCGGTGGCGGGTGTTCGCCGAGACCGCGCGGACCGACCTGGCCGAGGCCGGCGGTTTCCTGGTGCTGGGCGCATTGATCTCGTCGGCGCTGAACGTGCTGGTGCCGGCGAAGTGGTTCGGCGTGCTGGGCGACCAGATCGTGCTCGGCGTCGTCGTGATGGCGGTGCTCGCGGTCGTGCTGGCGCTGTGCAGCGAGGCGGACGCGTTCGTCGCGGCGTCGCTGACCGCGTTGCCGCTGCTGCCGAAACTGGTGTTCCTGGTCGTCGGCCCGGCGGTGGACGTCAAGCTGTTCGCGCTGCAGGCGGGCACGTTCGGCCGGTCGTTCGCGGTGCGGTTCGCGCCCGCGACGTTCGTGGTGGCGGTGGCCTGCGCGGTCGTCGCCGGGGTACTGGTGGGAGTCGCGTGA
- a CDS encoding TIGR03943 family putative permease subunit: protein MKRETQNILLILLGGALVKIAVNGDYLRYVKPAQQPWIIVGGAVMVLLGAVAILRDLRAARVATAPASPDHDHGDGDGDGHAHSTRPAWLLLVPVLAVFLIAPPALGADSVIRTEARVPASAAAAGSMAFPALPAGNVVPLPVNEFVSRAGWDTGGTLNGRTVSLTGFVVHTGGSTLLARLVISCCAADAFPVTVRLRGGEADPLASDAWIQVTGQVVPGTATKDNSYTPDFTPASVTTIPAPKDPYEY, encoded by the coding sequence GTGAAACGGGAGACTCAGAACATCCTGCTGATCCTGCTCGGCGGGGCGCTGGTGAAGATCGCGGTCAACGGCGACTACCTGCGGTACGTCAAGCCGGCGCAGCAGCCGTGGATCATCGTGGGCGGCGCGGTGATGGTGCTGCTGGGCGCCGTCGCGATCCTGCGTGACCTGCGTGCCGCGCGTGTCGCCACGGCTCCGGCCTCGCCGGACCACGACCACGGCGATGGCGATGGCGACGGCCACGCGCACTCGACCCGGCCGGCCTGGCTGCTGCTGGTGCCGGTGCTCGCGGTGTTCCTGATCGCCCCGCCCGCGCTGGGGGCGGATTCGGTGATCCGCACCGAGGCGCGGGTGCCGGCGAGCGCGGCCGCCGCCGGCTCCATGGCCTTCCCGGCGCTGCCGGCGGGGAACGTGGTGCCGTTGCCGGTGAACGAGTTCGTCAGCCGCGCGGGCTGGGACACGGGAGGCACGCTCAACGGCCGCACGGTCTCCCTGACCGGGTTCGTCGTGCACACCGGCGGCAGCACGCTGCTGGCCCGCCTGGTGATCAGCTGCTGCGCGGCGGACGCGTTCCCGGTGACGGTCCGCCTCCGCGGCGGCGAAGCGGACCCCCTCGCGAGCGACGCCTGGATCCAGGTGACGGGCCAGGTGGTCCCGGGCACGGCGACGAAGGACAACAGCTACACGCCGGACTTCACGCCGGCCTCGGTGACGACGATCCCGGCCCCGAAGGACCCCTACGAGTACTGA
- a CDS encoding helix-turn-helix domain-containing protein, with translation MRFHHAAHLLAAGHAAADVAARSGYTDQSHLHREVKAIAGVTPAAVAAAPWLAIDDVAWPGLPRS, from the coding sequence GTGCGCTTCCACCACGCCGCGCACCTGCTGGCGGCCGGGCACGCCGCGGCGGACGTGGCCGCCCGGAGCGGCTACACCGACCAGTCCCACCTGCACCGCGAAGTCAAGGCGATCGCCGGGGTCACGCCGGCCGCCGTGGCCGCCGCGCCGTGGCTCGCGATCGACGACGTGGCCTGGCCGGGCCTGCCGCGAAGCTGA
- a CDS encoding Fur family transcriptional regulator: MNAVPQPAAQPAAQPAAQPAAQRSQAPVPGRRSTKQRAAVVELLSTVDDFRSAQELHDELRKRGDGIGLTTVYRTLQSLSEAGEIDVLRTDSGEAIYRRCSAHHHHHLVCRLCGRTVEVEGPAVERWAEKIAAEHGFSEISHTVEITGTCAEH; this comes from the coding sequence ATGAACGCCGTGCCGCAGCCTGCCGCACAACCTGCCGCACAACCTGCCGCACAACCTGCCGCACAACGCAGCCAGGCCCCGGTGCCCGGGCGCCGATCGACCAAGCAGCGGGCCGCGGTCGTCGAGCTGCTGAGCACCGTCGACGACTTCCGTTCGGCCCAGGAACTGCACGACGAGCTGCGCAAACGCGGCGACGGCATCGGCCTGACGACGGTGTACCGCACCCTGCAGTCGCTGTCGGAGGCCGGCGAGATCGACGTGCTGCGCACGGACTCCGGCGAGGCGATCTACCGCCGCTGCTCGGCCCACCACCACCATCACCTGGTGTGCCGGCTGTGCGGCCGGACGGTGGAGGTCGAGGGGCCGGCGGTGGAGCGCTGGGCGGAAAAGATCGCGGCCGAGCACGGCTTTTCGGAGATCTCGCACACGGTGGAGATCACCGGCACCTGCGCGGAGCACTGA
- a CDS encoding ArsR/SmtB family transcription factor yields MATVTGSGAQPGLAECAPAAEAAPAHPSPSVLTDAGDLLRALAAPVRIAIVLQLRVADRCVHELVDALDVAQPLISQHLRVLKTAGVVQGERRGREVVYRLADDHLAHIVVDAVAHVQEGK; encoded by the coding sequence ATGGCGACGGTCACCGGGAGTGGCGCCCAGCCGGGGCTCGCGGAGTGCGCGCCGGCGGCCGAAGCGGCGCCGGCGCACCCGTCGCCGTCGGTCCTGACCGACGCGGGCGACCTGCTGCGCGCCCTCGCGGCGCCGGTCCGGATCGCGATCGTGCTGCAGCTGCGGGTGGCCGACCGGTGCGTGCACGAGCTGGTGGACGCCCTCGACGTCGCGCAGCCGCTGATCAGCCAGCACCTGCGGGTGCTCAAGACAGCTGGGGTGGTCCAGGGCGAGCGCCGCGGCCGCGAGGTCGTCTACCGGCTCGCCGACGACCACCTGGCGCACATCGTGGTCGACGCCGTCGCCCACGTGCAGGAAGGAAAGTGA